DNA from Geobacillus vulcani PSS1:
CGTTTTTTCAAGCTCAGCGCGAAACGGCGAAGCGACGAGCGCACGGTAATAGTCGTTGACGAGCCCTTTAACGATCGGCTCCGTTTCATCAAAAAAGTCTTGTTCTTTCTTATAAAACTCATCGTTTGTATCAATCGTATGGCGGATGTGGCACAGGTTCGCCATCGTGCTGTAGCGGCGGCGCAGTTCGTTGATCCGTTTCATCGCCTCGTGCTGCCCGGCGGCGCTCCCGGCGCGGCGGAACGCATCGAGCGCTTCTTGAAACGCGTCCTGCAATCGATCGATGTCCGGACGCTCATAACGAAACTCGGAAAATTTCACGCCAATCCCTTCTTTCCTGATCATTTTTCGGTGGAAATACACATTCATGCCCGGGTGGAGTGCGAAACGCGCTCATGGGTCTCTTTCTGTAAAATGATAGCGGCCAATGAGCCGGCACTCGGCGTGACGACGGCATTTTCCTATCTTTGGCCAGCCAATTGTATATTCGCCATGATCTCAAAAAATCCTTCCTTTTCCAACTCCCAAACATTATTTTTTTGCCCCATTCCTCCACCATCGGCTATTGCAATGAACGATTGGCTTCCATATTTTATTCTACAAAAAGATATTGACGCCTTTTGTCGAATGAAGTAAGATATTGTCGGCAACGACATACCCCCTCTCCACTTCAATGGGATAGAGGTTGCGGTGAACAAAAGTAGCGCTGCCGAGGCCCGGAGCGGTCCATGACGCAGCGGGAAAGGGTTCATCGCCGAAGTTTGCGTCGCGCTCCGGCGGCGCAAGCTGGGCCTGCGGCCGAACAGGCGCAGGACTGCCATCGCCTACGGCGGTGGAGCGCTATCGCCATTCAGTAGGATGCGAACGAGTTGTGCACCCGCTGAAGAGGCGCGGGTGCTTTCTTTTTTAGAAAGGAGCGTTGTAATCTTGGCCAATCAGCAAAAGCTTGGCATTTCGGTATTAACCGCGCTTGTCGTTGGCAATATGGTTGGCTCCGGCATTTTTATGCTGCCGCGATCGTTGGCGGAGGCGGCGAGTCCGCTCGGCGTCATGTTCGCTTGGCTGTTGACCGGGGCCGGCGTCTTGATGACGGCGCTTGTGTTCGGCAACTTGGCGATCCGCAAGCCCGACTTGAACGGCGGACCGCAAATTTATGCGAAAGAGCTGTTCTCGAAAGGCTCGCATTTGTCGATTTTATCCGGCTTTATGTCGTCATGGGGGTATTGGATCGGCAACTTTGCCGGCAACGTGGCGATCATTACGACATTTACAAGCTACTTGTCGACGTTTTTCCCGGTGCTGACGAGCAACAAAACGGTGCTCGTGATCGGTTCGTTTACCTTGAAGCTGGGAAATTTGCTGACGTTTCTCGTCTGCACGGCGCTTCTTTGGGGGATGCATGTCATCATTTTGCGCGGGGTGGAAGACGCCGGCAAGCTGAATTTTGTGGCAACAGCGGCGAAAGTGCTCGGCTTTTTCCTGTTTATCGTCATCGCCTTGTTTGCCTTTGACAAAGCGGTCATCGGCCCGCTTGACGCTCCGCGCTATGACGGGAACGGGCAAGCGATCAGCCTGCTGGGGCAAATCAACAACGCCGCTTTATCGACGCTCTGGGCGTTTGTCGGCGTCGAATCGGCGATGGTGTTCGCTTCCCGGGCGCGCAAACAAGCCGATGTGAAGTGGGCGACGATCGCCGGCCTGCTCATCGCCTTAGCCATTTATATCGGCATCAGCTTTTTGGTGATGGGCGTCTTGCCGCAAAACAAACTTATTCAATCGGAAAAACCGCTCGTTGACGCCATTGTCGCCATCGTTGGGCCGGCTGGCGGCTATGTGCTCGCTGTTCTCGGACTCATCAGCTTGCTCGGTTCGACGCTCGGCTGGATTTTGTTGAGCGCGGAAGTGCCGTACCAAGCGGCGAAACAAGGGATGTTTTTGCCGGCATTTTTGAAGGAAAACAAAAAAGGGGTGCCGAGCTTCTCGCTCACGTTGTCAAACGCCTTGGCGCAATTGTTCATCTTTTCGACCGTTTCCCACTCAATGGCCGCGGCGTTTGACTTCGTCATTTACATCGCCAC
Protein-coding regions in this window:
- a CDS encoding amino acid permease; the encoded protein is MANQQKLGISVLTALVVGNMVGSGIFMLPRSLAEAASPLGVMFAWLLTGAGVLMTALVFGNLAIRKPDLNGGPQIYAKELFSKGSHLSILSGFMSSWGYWIGNFAGNVAIITTFTSYLSTFFPVLTSNKTVLVIGSFTLKLGNLLTFLVCTALLWGMHVIILRGVEDAGKLNFVATAAKVLGFFLFIVIALFAFDKAVIGPLDAPRYDGNGQAISLLGQINNAALSTLWAFVGVESAMVFASRARKQADVKWATIAGLLIALAIYIGISFLVMGVLPQNKLIQSEKPLVDAIVAIVGPAGGYVLAVLGLISLLGSTLGWILLSAEVPYQAAKQGMFLPAFLKENKKGVPSFSLTLSNALAQLFIFSTVSHSMAAAFDFVIYIATLAYLVPYLIASIFQLKLTLTGETYRKARERMVDGIIAALATVYSIWVVIAGTADIKTFLLGVALLASGIIFYPQVKKATKQANEKQKLSA